The following are encoded in a window of Podospora pseudoanserina strain CBS 124.78 chromosome 6, whole genome shotgun sequence genomic DNA:
- the CCA1 gene encoding CCA tRNA nucleotidyltransferase, mitochondrial (EggNog:ENOG503NU7R; COG:J) translates to MHIRLGITQGFRSFRHPPRELGSVFFLMKRRYCDSTSKHSLSSPPAKKHRPYTATMVSRTITLTEQEEQLKRLLVDVARYIDSSSSENSPTILRWAGGWVRDKLLGIKSHDIDTAINNLTGEAFVGKLRDYVQIPGNKQLHNLMDSDIGRLHTVARNPDKSKHLETSTIKLCGLDVDFVNLRKETYCENSRNPEVEFGTAEEDAARRDATVNALFYNLQTGEVEDLVGGLPDLGAGIIRTPMEPLQTFMDDPLRVLRLVRFASRLGFKIDKAAEEVMADENVLRNLKIKISRERIGVELEKMLNGKHPVESLRLINRLGLYHAVFTVPERTDMPKPDISKWDRAYECLFFFESNNTPGSIWELLVTTEEARYFAWSLATITPWEQLPDDPPLKSGKLAMPLATQAAREGFKAPNKLSDVITAAHRHRPAILELKALVDENKDEMKDRAKFGMAIREWDSRAKGSWRLQVLYSILVDVLEGSTSREEILMGWLRFLDHLVELDLMHVTKLDRIIDGTDLSKALGVKPGRWMGAALEVVMEWQLRNPEVEDPAGAVEEVKKRRVELGIK, encoded by the exons ATGCACATTCGACTGGGAATCACACAGGGATTCCGGTCGTTCAGGCACCCGCCTCGAGAGCTTGGTAGCGTTTTCTTTCTGATGAAACGCAGGTACTGCGACAGCACATCGAAACATAGCTTATCCTCCCCACCTGCTAAGAAACATCGGCCATATACCGCAACAATGGTTTCccgcaccatcaccctcaccgagCAGGAAGAACAGCTCAAGCGCCTCCTTGTAGACGTCGCGCGCTACATTGACTCTTCTTCCAGCGAGAACAGCCCGACTATCCTCCgctgggctggtggctggGTTCGCGATAAACTACTTGGAATTAAGAGCCACGACATCGACACGGCTATCAACAACTTGACCGGTGAGGCTTTCGTTGGAAAGCTTCGTGACTATGTCCAGATCCCAGGCAACAAGCAGCTACACAACCTGATGGACTCCGACATTGGCCGCCTTCACACTGTGGCCCGCAACCCAGACAAGTCGAAGCACTTGGAGACCAGCACCATCAAGCTCTGTGGGTTGGATGTGGACTTTGTGAACTTGCGGAAGGAAACATACTGCGAGAACAGCAGGAACCCCGAGGTGGAGTTTGggacggccgaggaggatgctgctCGCCGAGATGCGACCGTCAATGCTCTCTTTTACAACTTACAGACGGGCGAAGTGGAGGATCTTGTCGGGGGTCTGCCAGATCTGGGGGCGGGGATTATTCGGACACCAATGGAGCCACTGCAGACCTTCATGGACGATCCCCTTCGTGTATTGAGACTGGTGAGGTTTGCTAGTCGACTGGGGTTCAAAATTGACAAGGCGGCAGAGGAGGTTATGGCGGATGAGAATGTGCTGAGAAACTTGAAGATCAAGATCAGCAGGGAGAGGATTGGTgtggagttggagaagatgctcAATG GCAAACACCCGGTCGAGTCCCTGAGGCTGATCAACAGGTTGGGGCTTTACCATGCTGTGTTCACTGTACCGGAACGAACCGACATGCCAAAGCCAGATATCTCCAAGTGGGACCGTGCATATGAAtgcttgttcttctttgAGAGCAACAACACTCCTGGTTCCATCTGGGAGTTGCTCGTCACCACAGAGGAAGCGAGATATTTCGCCTGGTCATTGGCCACCATCACGCCTTGGGAGCAACTTCCTGATGATCCCCCTCTCAAGTCAGGAAAGTTAGCCATGCCCCTTGCTACGCAAGCCGCGAGGGAAGGATTCAAGGCACCCAACAAGCTATCTGACGTGATCACTGCCGCCCATCGGCACCGTCCTGCTATTCTGGAGCTCAAGGCacttgttgatgagaacaAGGATGAAATGAAGGATAGGGCAAAGTTTGGTATGGCGATCAGAGAGTGGGACTCAAGAGCCAAGGGTAGCTGGCGTCTACAAGTTCTTTACTCGATCTTGGTTGATGTTCTAGAAGGATCAACGAGCCGAGAAGAGATTCTGATGGGATGGCTGCGTTTCTTGGACCACCTGGTAGAACTTGATCTGATGCATGTCACGAAACTCGACAGGATCATTGATGGAACTGACCTCTCGAAGGCACTTGGAGTTAAGCcagggaggtggatgggtgCGGCGCTCGAAGTTGTGATGGAGTGGCAGTTAAGGAACCCAGAGGTCGAGGATCCAGCAGGAGCagttgaggaggtgaagaagcgGCGGGTTGAGTTGGGGATTAAATAG
- a CDS encoding hypothetical protein (COG:S; EggNog:ENOG503P45F), producing the protein MSWYKALLDAASAMHEKPDSIVDAIQALSQEVPDSITLDELLTGVRETVASSDKTRPENTERVQKALVVALTCLQQPDRIQEKASDQATAQELARVISTAIAPVLPVLNDDNGLPASFNDALSNNNKALNTHCKATSMIGLQCLEAIDSVFNPPTLDDDTLLSLIAYSHPDQNWSDDPTKIAKIAAAILKTYPFPNRTDFITSTILQSYLRPLFSKSKPSTITSSGRKAEYQTDNSRDGIPDDTVATKPWKFTDLRSIPVFSWAVTEANNALISTHWPSYIPVLLTLADDSTTPIRQTGLNILSNFLTKIPAKTLQDTGLGQVFADAVFPTLSYLPSLTPEDESLQLLEPAYKALLVLAEKQSATGGKDGSGSNPRHKLLDHLIREGIFTGYFHAKNHVRIVELLCRETVEIVDAMEVHAVKHLKDIIPMISAILTDPFASAATRTLLSAVKALQAVLRNCWPRLMTGSVWQDEIINALVMCWLNLDEPTNNISDDSLEEVRKELVTSFQALSAIARTEGTDLSARVEPLVAKAGSLAGLFLGLVDDDMGF; encoded by the exons ATGTCCTGGTACAAGGCGCTGCTTGATGCGGCGTCGGCAATGCATGAGAAGCCAGACTCAATTGTAGATGCGATCCAGGCTTTATCACAGG AGGTCCCGGATTCGATAACACTTGATGAGCTGCTcacgggggtgagggagactGTTGCCTCATCTGACAAGACGAGGCCCGAG AACACAGAAAGGGTGCAAAAGGCCTTGGTGGTTGCACTCACATGTCTGCAACAGCCAGACAGGATACAAGAGAAAGCAAGCGACCAGGCCACTGCACAGGAGCTAGCGAGAGTAATATCAACAGCAATTGCGCCTGTTTTGCCTGTTCTCAACGACGACAATGGCTTACCAGCAT CCTTCAATGATGCTCTGTCCAACAATAACAAAGCCCTCAATACCCACTGCAAAGCCACCTCCATGATAGGTCTCCAATGCCTAGAAGCCATCGACAGTGTTTTCAATCCACCCACCCTGGACGACGACACCCTCCTCAGTCTCATTGCCTACTCTCACCCCGACCAAAACTGGTCTGATGATCCCACCAAAATTGCCAAGATAGCCGCCGCCATTCTCAAGACTTACCCCTTCCCCAATAGAACCGACTTCATCACCTCTACAATCCTCCAGTCGTATCTCCGGCCTCTTTTCTCAAAGTCTAAACCGTCTACTATTACCTCTTCAGGCCGCAAAGCAGAATACCAAACCGACAACTCCCGAGATGGCATCCCCGACGACACCGTTGCAACTAAACCATGGAAGTTTACTGACCTTCGCTCCATTCCGGTGTTCTCATGGGCAGTGACAGAAGCTAAT AACGCCCTGATAAGCACCCACTGGCCCTCCTATATCCCCGTCCTCCTAACCCTCGCTGAcgactccaccacccccatccgcCAAACCGGCCTCAACATCCTATCCAACTTCCTCACCAAGATCCCCGCCAAAACCCTGCAGGACACCGGTCTAGGCCAAGTCTTTGCCGATGCTGTATTCCCAACACTGTCTTACCTTCCTTCTTTAACACCCGAGGATGAATCCCTTCAGCTCTTGGAACCAGCCTACAAAGCTTTGCTAGTTTTGGCAGAGAAGCAGTCCGCCACAGGAGGCAAAGACGGGAGCGGTAGTAATCCCAGGCACAAGCTACTCGACCACCTGATCCGCGAGGGCATCTTCACAGGGTACTTTCACGCCAAAAACCATGTCCGGATTGTCGAGCTGCTCTGTCGAGAGACGGTGGAGATTGTAGACGCGATGGAGGTTCATGCTGTTAAACATCTCAAG GATATAATTCCCATGAtctccgccatcctcaccgaCCCATTCGCTTCCGCCGCAACGCGGACTCTCCTCTCCGCTGTCAAAGCACTCCAGGCGGTTCTGAGGAACTGCTGGCCTAGGCTTATGACTGGGTCGGTTTGGCAGGATGAGATTATTAACGCGCTTGTGATGTGCTGGCTGAATCTTGATGAACCGACTAACAACATCAGTGACGACAGCCTGGAAGAGGTTAGAAAGGAACTGGTTACTTCTTTCCAGGCTTTGTCTGCTATTGCAAGGACAGAGGGGACGGACCTCTCTGCGAGGGTTGAGCCATTGGTGGCGAAGGCTGGGTCTTTGGctgggttgtttttgggtctggttgatgatgatatggGGTTTTGA
- the FIG4 gene encoding phosphatidylinositol-3,5-bisphosphate 5-phosphatase (EggNog:ENOG503NVR3; COG:I), with the protein MAADTAETQLAISALVAATPAGGGGGPETPAPVPQAPTPAPVPVLPRQSQAQSQNGPPPPPSRVPELPETEPVLFPPLHNSADTDSVASGKSAPLRTGAGAGLGDDNDEDEPAVAKPFLRTSSPDPASSRPGVGVMAEDDEDEEVRLGYGGIDGAGPRSRLMHKMHRFSLYETASRFYIVGGDVTEKRYRILKIDRINDDESELSITDDKTVYTQKDMNELLDTIDDGNKGTGGLKLRCTTWGLLGFIKFTGPWYMLLITKKSTVAMIGGHYVYQIDGTDLIPLTSPNLKVDQRNTNTEESRFLGILNNLDLTRSFYYSYSYDITRTLQYNITRERAALINGHPCAVDDDFNSMFVWNNHLLQPVAKLLNAPYDWCRPIIHGYIDQAAVSVYGRTAHITVIARRSRYFAGARFLKRGANDLGYVANDVETEQIVSEALTTSFHAPGPKFFANPSYTSYVQHRGSIPLYWTQDNTGVTPKPPIELNLVDPFYSAAALHFDNLFERYGAPIYALNLVKSRERTPRESKLLEEYTRAINYLNQFLPADKKIIHRAWDMSRAAKSRDQDVIGTLEEIAEDVLITTGFFHNGDGYTSPIRVQNGVARTNCIDCLDRTNAAQFVIGKRALGHQLYALGILGDTAINYDTDAVNLFTHMYHDHGDTIAVQYGGSQLVNTMETYRKINQWTSHSRDMIESFKRYYNNSFLDGQRQEAYNLFLGNYIFAHGQPMLWDLATDYYLHHENPRTWLDKRKRDYIHWYTPKFLEPRVLPPYQPTKGKAPHTSKPMSAYDDYWLEYYRPSTLSSFLKMFSYKMNSTLRYIPFKSTLDGRYDLSPFRVRTELGDSEAQEKKKAKKEVTIVAPHDMVRMADDAETSSINEKTGHAGPTPTTTASTGSGSKGIFSHRWLQPDKYATHGIMKDTSHHPNDNSGDEAAKNKQSALEKSRAAQWTFTQVVQESLNPTVSAVEAEDYARYISHPQNLPLVVSSEIPLSEIEPEYQEYVNGSWQWEGLPISTPWPQKLGMPRRDDKEEEEEQEQDRELYLETVTVGENPLTVTEEDAQKKRYKAYRKWLRGKSLFKQQPVD; encoded by the coding sequence ATGGCTGCCGACACAGCAGAAACCCAACTTGCGATCAGCGCCCTAGTTGCTGCCACACCtgcaggcggtggtggtggtcccGAGACACCAGCTCCAGTGCCCCAAGCTCCCACTCCCGCTCCCGTTCCAGTGCTACCACGCCAGTCTCAAGCCCAAAGCCAAAatggccctcctcctcccccttcccgaGTCCCCGAGCTCCCAGAGACCGAGCCCGTCCTGTTTCCCCCGCTCCACAACAGTGCCGACACAGACTCGGTAGCCTCTGGTAAATCGGCACCTTTGCGCACAGGCGCTGGCGCGGGGCTAggcgacgacaacgacgaggacgagccAGCTGTCGCGAAACCCTTCCTGCGAACATCGAGCCCCGACCCAGCATCATCGCGGCCAGGTGTAGGAGTAATGGcagaagacgacgaagacgaggaggttcGCCTCGGATATGGGGGTATCGATGGGGCAGGCCCcaggtcgaggttgatgcACAAGATGCATAGGTTCAGTTTGTACGAGACAGCCAGTCGCTTTTATATTGTCGGCGGCGATGTCACAGAGAAGCGTTATCGTATCCTCAAGATCGACAGGATCAACGATGACGAGTCAGAACTAAGTATCACCGACGACAAGACAGTATATACCCAGAAGGACATGAACGAGCTGCTAGATACGATCGACGATGGGAACAAGGGAACGGGTGGACTGAAGCTTCGATGTACGACatggggtttgttggggttCATCAAGTTTACCGGTCCCTGGTACAtgcttctcatcaccaagaagagCACTGTGGCCATGATAGGCGGCCACTACGTTTACCAAATCGACGGCACCGACCTCATTCCCTTAACATCACCCAACCTCAAAGTGGATCAACgaaacaccaacaccgaggaGTCGAGATTCCTGGGCATTCTGAACAACCTGGATCTAACGCGCTCCTTCTACTACAGCTACTCGTATGATATCACGCGGACATTGCAGTACAACATCACCAGAGAGCGGGCTGCGCTGATCAATGGCCACCCCTGTGCGGTTGACGATGATTTCAATTCCATGTTTGTCTGGAATAACCACTTGCTTCAGCCAGTTGCGAAACTTCTCAATGCGCCGTATGACTGGTGTCGCCCTATAATCCACGGGTACATCGACCAAGCCGCCGTTTCGGTCTACGGCAGGACAGCACACATCACTGTCATTGCTCGCCGCAGTCGGTACTTTGCTGGCGCTCGTTTCTTGAAGAGAGGCGCCAATGATTTGGGCTATGTCGCCAATGATGTAGAGACTGAGCAGATTGTATCAGAGGCCCTCACGACCTCGTTCCATGCGCCTGGTCCCAAGTTCTTTGCCAACCCTTCTTATACTTCGTATGTGCAACACCGTGGGTCTATTCCTCTCTACTGGACGCAGGACAACACAGGTGTGACTCCGAAACCTCCAATCGAGCTGAACCTGGTCGACCCCTTCTACAGTGCGGCCGCCCTGCACTTTGACAACCTCTTCGAGCGCTATGGGGCACCCATCTACGCACTTAATCTGGTAAAGTCTCGTGAGAGGACACCTCGAGAAAGCAAGTTACTCGAAGAATACACGCGTGCCATCAACTACCTCAACCAGTTCTTACCAGCAGACAAGAAGATCATCCATCGTGCCTGGGACATGTCCCGTGCCGCGAAGAGTCGTGATCAAGATGTCATCGGGACGCTTGAGGAGATCGCAGAAGATGTATTGATCACCACGGGCTTCTTTCACAATGGGGACGGTTACACATCTCCTATCCGCGTCCAGAACGGGGTGGCGCGCACAAACTGCATAGACTGTCTCGACAGAACCAATGCCGCTCAGTTTGTCATTGGCAAGCGGGCACTTGGACATCAACTCTACGCGCTCGGCATCCTTGGGGACACAGCCATCAACTATGATACTGACGCTGTCAACTTGTTCACACACATGTACCATGACCATGGTGACACCATAGCCGTCCAATACGGCGGCTCACAGCTCGTCAACACGATGGAGACTTACCGCAAGATCAACCAGTGGACAAGTCACTCCCGAGATATGATTGAGAGCTTCAAGCGGTATTACAACAACTCCTTTCTTGATGGGCAGCGCCAGGAAGCCTACAACCTTTTTCTGGGCAACTACATTTTTGCCCACGGCCAGCCAATGCTGTGGGATCTAGCAACAGACTACTACCTTCATCACGAAAACCCACGCACATGGCTTGATaagagaaaaagagattACATCCATTGGTATACACCGAAATTCCTCGAACCGCGAGTCCTCCCACCCTACCAGCCCACCAAAGGAAAGGCTCCCCACACCAGCAAGCCAATGTCGGCCTATGATGACTACTGGCTTGAGTACTATCGCCCTTCCACATTATCTTCCTTCCTCAAGATGTTCTCTTACAAAATGAACTCCACCCTCCGATACATCCCCTTCAAATCAACCCTCGACGGCCGGTACGATCTCAGCCCCTTCCGAGTCCGCACCGAGCTGGGCGACAGTGAAGcgcaagaaaagaagaaagccaagaaagaagtcacaatcgttgcTCCCCACGACATGGTTCGCATGGCCGACGACGCGGAGACATCCTCGATCAACGAAAAGACAGGCCATGCTGGACCAactcccaccacaacagccaGCACAGGAAGCGGCAGCAAAGGCATCTTCTCCCACCGCTGGCTCCAACCAGACAAATATGCCACCCATGGTATAATGAAAgacacctcccaccaccccaacgaCAACAGCGGCGACGAAGCAGCAAAAAACAAACAATCGGCCCTTGAGAAATCCCGCGCGGCACAATGGACTTTTACCCAAGTAGTCCAGGAATCTCTCAACCCCACCGTCAGCGCGGTAGAAGCGGAAGACTACGCGCGCTACATTTCGCACCCGCAGAATTTACCGCTGGTGGTGTCGAGCGAGATACCGCTCTCGGAAATCGAGCCAGAGTACCAGGAGTATGTCAATGGGAGTTGGCAGTGGGAAGGGCTGCCGATTTCGACGCCCTGGCCCCAGAAGCtggggatgccgaggagggatgataaggaggaggaggaggagcaggagcaggataGGGAGTTATATTTGGAGACTGTGACGGTGGGGGAGAACCCGCTGACGGttaccgaggaggatgcgcagaagaagaggtatAAGGCTTATAGGaagtggttgagggggaagagcTTGTTTAAACAGCAGCCGGTGGATTAG
- a CDS encoding hypothetical protein (EggNog:ENOG503P7C9), with translation MPSSTSEACESSARHLVILTRLGDSTLRSNPSRRIMAYSTKVVGPLSSPRGREDNVLIIPEPPPPRPSLPGRRVKQVAPFSHPEITRRRPLRSTTVLTEYTTITTTPVVVVLVEGPFTTGHAQDTATTQKANPLFSTKRGTLLTRTRIAGVAEPTRTIFVAMDAALYAPPPESTASAAVDLPQDPGNGAMLTGECASAQYTLIDDGGPTLIYAPFVGCINNKPDCCPYTPATMAQKFKAVVTASSDVFPTPQNQQDSTMKSCAADYYSVSGSCCPSGYVLWTSVMGGQTPCIRALTVTTEVQTITNTPAATTTKPTMAVTGVVFAMAYPLEETSGGLPSGTIAGIVVGIIMGVFFLAAVIFFSCRYRRSKQLKNFKKELHQNFYGDNGTGTSEVPTLVNNTNANSTRGSTTTTMAHHRPQSSLCGTHYLHRKTIKRDSVASLGHKEERDLSQVDNPDERYTPDSAYPQRPPAREAMVRRESSVHSLDSQLSLHDENCYDNILPSPGTPGTLADGNNNHNIRNSSNNPTNDWAVSGSELHLAKPQRLSRGYPKIVYTHSHGHGSNTSVPTTVNGGEGGGTGRPSTSTSGSASGSGSICSRPSTRLEVMPGTPEEDNKTNGNRERQKVEV, from the exons ATGCCCTCGAGCACCTCGGAAGCATGCGAGTCGTCCGCGCGTCACCTTGTAATCCTCACTCGTCTCGGAGATTCAACATTGCGGTCTAATCCTTCCCGTAGGATCATGGCCTACTCGACGAAAGTTGTCGGGCCTTTATCGAGTCCGCGCGGTAGGGAAGACAATGTCCTGATCATTCCcgaacctcctcctccaaggcCATCGCTCCCTGGCCGCCGTGTCAAGCAGGTTGCGCCTTTTTCTCATCCGGAAATCACTCGCCGGCGGCCCTTACGATCCACTACCGTCTTGACAGAGTATACCACtattaccaccacccccgtcgTTGTTGTCTTGGTCGAAGGTCCTTTCACCACTGGCCATGCCCAAGACACGGCCACCACACAAAAAGCAAACCCTTTGTTTTCTACCAAGCGAGGAACACTGTTAACAAGGACAAG GATCGCTGGAGTGGCAGAGCCCACTCGGACAATCTTTGTGGCCATGGATGCCGC CCTGTATGCCCCTCCGCCGGAATCGACAGCGTCTGCGGCCGTCGACCTCCCTCAGGATCCAGGAAATGGAGCGATGCTCACAGGGGAGTGTGCGTCGGCGCAGTATACACTCATCGATGATGGTGGGCCGACCTTGATATATGCGCCCTTTGTGGGCTgtatcaacaacaaaccaGATTGTTGTCCCTATACACCCGCAACCATGGCTCAAAAGTTCAAGGCCGTTGTCACAGCCAGTTCCGATGTGTTTCCCACTCCGCAAAATCAGCAAGATTCCACAATGAAAAGTTGTGCTGCCGATTACTACTCCGTCTCTGGAAGTTGCTGCCCAAG CGGCTACGTACTTTGGACCTCCGTCATGGGTGGCCAAACACCATGTATAAGGGCTCTCACAGTAACCACCGAGGTGcagaccatcaccaacacgcCGGCCGCGACAACAACGAAACCGACCATGGCCGTCACGGGCGTTGTCTTTGCCATGGCCTATCCACTGGAGGAAACCTCGGGAGGACTCCCGAGTGGAACAATCGCAGGCATAGTCGTGGGCATCATCATGGGAGTATTCTTCCTAGCGGCGGTGATATTCTTCAGTTGCCGCTACCGGCGCAGCAAACAACTGAAGAACTTCAAGAAGGAACTCCATCAAAACTTCTATGGCGATAACGGGACTGGAACGTCGGAAGTTCCGACGCTCGTTAACAATACGAACGCCAACAGTACACGGGGAAGCACTACTACCACGATGGCGCATCATCGGCCACAAAGCTCCCTTTGCGGCACCCATTACCTCCACCGCAAGACCATCAAGCGCGACTCGGTCGCCAGCCTCGGGCACAAAGAGGAGCGAGACTTGTCCCAGGTCGATAACCCCGACGAACGATACACACCCGACTCGGCCTACCCCCAAAGACCGCCAGCCAGGGAAGCGATGGTAAGGCGGGAATCATCAGTACACAGTCTGGATTCGCAACTATCTCTCCATGACGAGAACTGTTACGACAACATCTTGCCCTCCCCGGGCACGCCAGGGACCTTGGCAGATGGGAATAACAATCACAATATCCGTAACAGCAGCAATAATCCAACCAACGATTGGGCTGTCTCTGGGTCGGAATTGCACCTGGCAAAACCGCAGAGGCTGTCGAGGGGATACCCGAAGATAGTGTACACTCATTCCCATGGACATGGGAGCAATACAAGTGTGCCGACTACGGTGaatggtggcgagggtgggggaaCGGGGAGGCCGTCCACCTCTACTTCAGGGAGTGCGAGCGGGTCGGGAAGTATTTGCAGTAGGCCGTCGACAAGGTTGGAAGTTATGCCGGGAACGCCGGAGGAGGATAATAAGACCAATGGGAACAGGGAGAGGCAGAAGGTTGAGGTTTGA
- a CDS encoding hypothetical protein (EggNog:ENOG503PIKZ), whose translation MPTRPSRLPRRISHSTPPSTTYARDYTEHDDDHDSSRGRRRGRADDHHHRRHRRRRSVESDDGIYHDPRDRRSHKSRGRGRSVDSDDDTYRESREKRSRRSQRRDRSTDSEDSTYHGKSRHQSRRRDRSIDSQDKRHHSHDEETSRRGRHRSVRHPLRGSHRSPSRSSSASSSSSESDFDRVRDPSPKQPGRLHRLARSVSRLGRRRKPSVSSRSRSRSCKGREDSHVRSRSHPPHHHHSSSKHNESHSPADIIYTAARTAFEAGAVAALKLRDDPSPLIGAKGGKIVAAAVGAAVVDTFIDQKHPKRKGGLRHTVMRQATQMAIGNIVMPAVIHADKRHGKGVPVQTSVRGKSAWFGNMKAAGAKAGGGVRAGGGRR comes from the coding sequence ATGCCTACCCGTCCATCAAGATTACCCCGGCGCATCAGTCATTCCACGCCCCCGAGCACAACGTACGCTCGGGATTACACCGAACACGACGATGATCATGACAGTTCCAGAGGACGGCGAAGGGGTCGAGCAGATgatcaccatcatcgacgacacagaagaaggaggagtgtCGAGTCAGACGATGGAATTTACCATGATCCAAGAGATCGCCGCTCTCACAAGAgtcgaggaaggggaagaagtgTCGACTCAGACGACGACACTTACCGCGAGTCAAGAGAGAAGCGCTCTCGCAGAAGCCAAAGAAGGGACAGAAGCACCGATTCCGAGGACAGCACTTACCACGGCAAGTCCCGACATCAAAGCCGAAGAAGAGACAGGAGCATCGACTCACAAGACAAGCGCCACCACTCGCACGACGAAGAAACCTCAAGACGAGGTCGACATCGATCAGTACGCCACCCCCTGAGAGGTTCACACCGATCGCCATCTcgatcatcatcagcctcttcctcctcatcagagAGCGACTTTGACCGTGTCCGTgacccttcccccaaacaGCCCGGTCGTCTCCACCGCCTAGCCCGCAGCGTCAGCCGTCTAGGACGTCGTCGCAAACCATCCGTCTCATCGCGTTCCAGGTCCAGGAGTTGCAAGGGCAGGGAAGACTCGCACGTCCGCTCCAgatcccacccaccccaccaccaccactcctcaTCAAAACACAACGAATCCCACTCTCCCGCAGACATCATCTACACAGCCGCACGCACCGCCTTTGAAGCAGGAGCAGTGGCCGCTCTCAAGCTGCGGGATGATCCCTCGCCATTGATAGGTGCCAAAGGTGGCAAGATTGTCGCTGCCGCCGTCGGAGCTGCTGTTGTCGACACGTTCATCGACCAAAAGCACCCTAAGCGGAAAGGAGGGTTGAGACACACTGTCATGAGGCAGGCTACTCAGATGGCGATAGGAAACATCGTTATGCCGGCTGTCATACACGCTGATAAGAGACACGGAAAGGGAGTCCCAGTGCAGACAAGTGTAAGGGGCAAAAGTGCATGGTTTGGGAATATGAAGGCTGCTGGTGCAAAGGCCGGAGGGGGCGTGAgagcgggtggtgggaggaggtaa
- a CDS encoding hypothetical protein (COG:S; EggNog:ENOG503P2C2), with product MRILGLHGQGTSAYIFKSQTVALRAKLPKSYEFDFVDAPFHCAPAPGIKVLFDSSHYTWWPKATINGIKGAHKWLIDYIEENGPYDAVICFSQGCSLVSSFLIYHNLETPEEPLPFKAAIFICGGLPLGVLEDLNLPITEKAHAVNDATGALLKKKAGALIDLAKNLDKIKPGMGLWDDVNGLLHDPSKMPDETDVFGIDFTAMPKEAMIKIPTIHIYGAKDPRWPSSVQLAYFCENKKEYDHGGGHDIPRSTDVSIKIAKMLEDLREEIGA from the exons atgagaATTCTAGGTCTCCATGGTCAAGGGACAAGTGCCTACATCTTCAAATCTCAAACAG TTGCTTTGAGAGCAAAGCTCCCAAAAAGCTACGAATTCGACTTTGTTGATGCCCCATTTCATTGTGCCCCAGCACCAGGTATCAAGGTTTTGTTCGACTCCAGTCATTACACTTGGTGGCCAAAAGCAACCATCAACGGCATCAAAGGTGCGCACAAGTGGTTGATTGACTACATCGAGGAAAACGGACCGTACGACGCCGTGATTTGCTTTTCCCAGGGCTGCTCCTTAGTTAGCAGCTTCCTTATCTACCACAACCTCGAAACACCCGAGGAACCTCTACCATTCAAAgcagccatcttcatctGCGGCGGTCTCCCTCTCGGTGTCCTCGAAGATCTCAACTTGCCCATCACAGAAAAGGCTCATGCTGTCAACGATGCCACGGGTGCGCTGCTCAAGAAAAAGGCCGGCGCATTGATTGATCTGGCGAAGAATCTCGACAAAATCAAGCCGGGCATGGGACTGTGGGACGACGTCAACGGGTTGCTTCACGACCCGTCAAAGATGCCAGACGAGACAGATGTGTTTGGGATTGACTTTACCGCCATGCCAAAGGAAGCCATGATCAAGATTCCAACAATTCACATCTACGGTGCTAAGGACCCAAGGTGGCCATCGAGTGTTCAGTTGGCGTACTTTTGcgagaacaagaaggagtACGATCACGGCGGTGGACATGATATCCCTCGGTCGACGGATGTTTCCATCAAGATTGCGAAGATGTTGGAggatttgagggaggagattggaGCATAA